A window of Bacteroidota bacterium genomic DNA:
CTTCACTTAGGAATGAACAACAAAGGAAAAATTCTTTATATGTTCCTGCAGTGGAATGATTCTAAAAACCCGAACCGCATAGGTCCGGCAAATAACCTGATTACGATTGTGATTTGAGGCACTCTGCAATAAAAAAGCCCCGCAAAAATCTTGCAGGGCTTTTTTAGTTTTATGTGGAAAAAATTTCAGGAAGCCGCCTTCACTTCTTTCATGCGAATGGTTTTTGCGGCATCGAGCATCTGCACGGCTGATTTTTCGGAAAACACTTCGCCTTCCACATCGCGCACTTCAAACGATTTAGCGCCCGCTTTCACCACGGCATAAAAATGAAACTCGGGTTCCATGCCTTCAATCTGCCATTCCCATATAATTGCGTTCGCGTCTTCCATTACGTACTTCACAAATTTTCTCACGTCATCGTGTGTAACATCTTTCTTTTTTGTCTCCATATCGCCTGCGCCTTCCATCACCGCCATTTGAAAACTCTTTCCCACTTTCACATCGGCTCCGCCCTGCGAGTTGGCGGAAACCTGCAGCGGTCCCACCGTTGAATCGGGAACATTCATCAGCACGGGCATTCTTCCTTCGCTCACCGCGCTTAAATCGGCCGCCACCATTCCTTTGGGAACATTTGCATTCACATCCTCTTTTTTTGCGCCACCGCAGGAAGCAAAAATGAAAAGAGAAAAAACTCCGAATGATAAAAATATTTTTTTCATATCTATATTTATTGTTGTTTTGTGCAAACTTACAAAAAAGCAAACACGGGAACGATGGAAAGTTGGCTGTTTCCCATTCATCCGCTATTCCATTCTTCCAGCAGAAAATGAACCTTTCTTTTATTCCGCATACCTTAACATTCAAGCGCCCGTTTTCCATTGCGCACGGAAGCAGAAATTCAACGCCTGTTGTCTTTACAAAACTTATATATAATGGAATTACAGGATATGGCGAAGCATCCATGCCGCCTTATCTCGGAGAAAACCATGAATCGGTTTTGAAGTTTCTGTCGAAGGCGAAAAAGGTTCTTGAAAAATTTTCTCCTTCAGAAAATACAGAAGAAATTCTTTCAGCGGTGGATCAAATTGAAAAAGAAAACACGGCTGCAAAAGCATCGGTGGATATTGCGCTTCACGATTTGCTCGGAAAAATACAAAACAAACCCTGTCGTGAAATTTTCGGAGCGGATAAAACAAAAAATCTTTTCACCGCTTATACTATTCCTATGGATGAACCCGCAGGAATTAAAAAAAGATTGGAAGAAGCGAAGGAATATAAAATTCTGAAAGTGAAACTGGGCGCTGCGAATGATAAAAAAATCATAGAAGAAATCAGAAAACATTCCGACAAAGAAATTATTGCCGATGCAAACGAAGGATGGACTGACAAGCACTTTGCACTCGACAGGATTCATTGGCTGGCAGAGAAAAATGTCTTGCTCGTGGAACAGCCCCTGCCCAAAGAAATGACAGATGAAACCGCGTGGCTCACGGAAAAATCTCCCATTCCCATTATTGCCGATGAAGCGGTGAAGCGTGCAGCCGATTTGGAAAAAGCAAAAAATGTTTACAGCGGAATAAATATTAAACTGATGAAGTGCACCGGGCTGAACGAAGCGCTGAAAATGATTTCACTCGCGCGCGACTATAAAATGAAAATCATGCTCGGCTGCATGTCTGAAACTTCGTGCGCGGTTTCTGCCGCAGCGCAGATTGCTCACTTTGCCGATTGGATTGATTTGGACGGACCACTACTTATCAAAGAAGATTATTTTGAAGGCGTAAATTTTTCAGAAGGAAAAATTATCCTGAATGAGTTGCCGGGAATAGGCGTGAAACCCAAAGGGCTGGTCGGGATTTAAAATCCCGACCGGCAGTGGGGTGAGGTTATTGCTTCACAATTTTTTTCGTTTCAATAATTACTCCTTCTTTGAGCACCGCGTAAAAATAAATTCCCGCCTGCAAATCCTGCATGTCAATTTCGGTTTTGATTTGTCCCTGCGGCACAGCAATGCTTTTAATGTTTTCTCCCACTGCATTGTAAATGGAAATTAAATTCGCCTGCGAAGTTTCAATCGTTAGTTTTGACGAAAACGGATTCGGATAGGCGGCAGAAAAATAATGGCTTGCAATAATCGGCACGTTGTTCGTGCAGGTCGCCACAATGGTTCCCACCATTCCCATAGCAGCATGAGGCGTGCACTGATAACTATACGTGCCCGCGCAGGGAATCGTAATAGCGTAGACAGTGCTGGTTGAATTAATGTTGGCGTTCCAGGCAGTGGCGCAGGCAGGAATATTAGTCGAAGTGGTAGTGTGTGAACCGGCACCCCATTGCCATATAACTGTATCTCCGCATACAGCGGTAATGTTTGCAGGGTTGAATACGTTGCTGGTCGGAGTGCCAACAGTAATGAAATGAATCGTTGCGTTTCCGAGAAGAGCGATGAACGAAAATGAAAGGAGAGTAAAAATTTTTTTCATGGTAAAAGTTGTTAGTGATTGTTTGTGCAAACCTACATAAAATTTTCCTTATGCAAGAATTTGCTCCAGCACTTTATGCGAAACAATTTTTCCGAACTGCGAAAGATGCAGTTCGTAATAGCGCAGTAAAATATCAAGAAGGGTTTTTCTTTCCCTGGCAGACAGCGTCAATTTCTCCATTGAATAATAATTGCTGAGGATAAGTTTGCTCAGGAGTTTGCTGTTTTCTTTTGAGAGAAAATCGTGATGCAAAGGTTCTGCGTTTGTAAATTTCCCTTCTCGCAAATCAAACAGGGAATTCGTCTCGGAAAATTTTCCCTGCGGATAAAATCCCAAAAACCGCGAGAAGCGTACAAGGAAAATCAAATGCAGATGACTGAAATGTTTTTCCGAAGAATCCAACGTTTGAATGGTTTCGTGCAGGAAAGAAAAAAGTTCAGGATTATGTTCTTCTTCGTGCAAACACTTTACTAAAACTTCATCCAGAAAAAAAAGAATGGATGTCTTTGAAAAGTCATGCGGAATGGAAACGAAATGAATTTCGGGCTTTGCTTCTTTCAGCGTTTGCAATTGTTTCTTTTCCTTTTTATATACTACCAAATCGAGAAGCGATAACGGCTGAAACAAATTTGCTTTGACGCTTGCTTTTTTCCGCTTCGCGCCTTTTATCAAATAACTCTGAATGCCGAACTGCTCGGTATAAATTTTTGCAATGATGCTGGTATCGGAAAAATTTGTGGTGCGGAGAACGATGCCTCTTGTTTTGTACAACATCCAGATTTGAGAATTTAGATTTGAGAGACATCTACTAATTTACCAATCTGTACTAATAATGTAAGTTGCCACCTATTGAATGATAGGAATTGATAAAATAATGCAAATGCCGCGAACAAATGCGAACACCGCGAATTTTTCTTTGCATTTTGTTCGCAGTGTTCGCATACATTCGCATTTTTCGCATGATGTTATCCTATTATAAGCCCACTTCACATAAATTGCTCCCCAGGTAAATCCTCCTCCGAAAGCCGAGAGAATAATATTGTCTCCGCGCTTGAGTTGTTTTTCATAATCCCAGAGGCAAAGCGGAATGGTGGCGGCAGTGGTGTTCCCGTAGCGCTGAATGTTCAGCATAACTTTTTCGGAACCCACGCCCATGCGGTTTGCCGTTGCGTCAATGATTCGTTTATTCGCCTGGTGCGGAACAAGCCACGCCACATCTTCGCCTTTCAGATTATTTCGCGCCATGATTTCTGCCGACACATCAGCCATTCCCTTCACTGCAAATTTGAAAACCGCCTGTCCTTCCTGGTAAATAAAATGTTCTTTATTGGCAACTGAATGAAGTGTGGGCGGCTGAACGGAGCCACCGCCTTTCTGGTGAAGATATTTTTTCCCGCTTCCATCCACATGCAGAATGGAATCCATGATTCCGAAATTTTCAGTAGTCGGTTCAAGAAGAACGGCTCCCGCTCCATCGCCAAAAATTATGCAGGTGGCGCGGTCGGAATAATCTACAATGGCAGACATTTTATCCGCACCCACCACGATTACCTTTTTATATTTTCCCGATTCAACAAATTGTTTTCCCGTTTCCAGCGCAAAAAGAAATCCCGAACACGCGGCAGAAATATCGAAACCCCACGCATTCTTGATGCCAACTTTATCGCTGATGATATTTGAAGTGGAAGGAAAAATATGGTCGGGCGTAACGGTGCCGACAATGAGCAAATCAATTTCTTCGGGAGAAATATTTTTTTTCTTCAG
This region includes:
- a CDS encoding dipeptide epimerase; this translates as MNLSFIPHTLTFKRPFSIAHGSRNSTPVVFTKLIYNGITGYGEASMPPYLGENHESVLKFLSKAKKVLEKFSPSENTEEILSAVDQIEKENTAAKASVDIALHDLLGKIQNKPCREIFGADKTKNLFTAYTIPMDEPAGIKKRLEEAKEYKILKVKLGAANDKKIIEEIRKHSDKEIIADANEGWTDKHFALDRIHWLAEKNVLLVEQPLPKEMTDETAWLTEKSPIPIIADEAVKRAADLEKAKNVYSGINIKLMKCTGLNEALKMISLARDYKMKIMLGCMSETSCAVSAAAQIAHFADWIDLDGPLLIKEDYFEGVNFSEGKIILNELPGIGVKPKGLVGI
- a CDS encoding T9SS type A sorting domain-containing protein, whose translation is MKKIFTLLSFSFIALLGNATIHFITVGTPTSNVFNPANITAVCGDTVIWQWGAGSHTTTSTNIPACATAWNANINSTSTVYAITIPCAGTYSYQCTPHAAMGMVGTIVATCTNNVPIIASHYFSAAYPNPFSSKLTIETSQANLISIYNAVGENIKSIAVPQGQIKTEIDMQDLQAGIYFYAVLKEGVIIETKKIVKQ
- the recO gene encoding DNA repair protein RecO, with product MLYKTRGIVLRTTNFSDTSIIAKIYTEQFGIQSYLIKGAKRKKASVKANLFQPLSLLDLVVYKKEKKQLQTLKEAKPEIHFVSIPHDFSKTSILFFLDEVLVKCLHEEEHNPELFSFLHETIQTLDSSEKHFSHLHLIFLVRFSRFLGFYPQGKFSETNSLFDLREGKFTNAEPLHHDFLSKENSKLLSKLILSNYYSMEKLTLSARERKTLLDILLRYYELHLSQFGKIVSHKVLEQILA
- a CDS encoding ketoacyl-ACP synthase III, with translation MKIQAAITGVQGYVPDFVLSNKELEKMVDTNSEWIETRTGVKERRILKGKGLGSSDMGVEAVKELLKKKNISPEEIDLLIVGTVTPDHIFPSTSNIISDKVGIKNAWGFDISAACSGFLFALETGKQFVESGKYKKVIVVGADKMSAIVDYSDRATCIIFGDGAGAVLLEPTTENFGIMDSILHVDGSGKKYLHQKGGGSVQPPTLHSVANKEHFIYQEGQAVFKFAVKGMADVSAEIMARNNLKGEDVAWLVPHQANKRIIDATANRMGVGSEKVMLNIQRYGNTTAATIPLCLWDYEKQLKRGDNIILSAFGGGFTWGAIYVKWAYNRITSCEKCECMRTLRTKCKEKFAVFAFVRGICIILSIPIIQ